In one Bacillus rossius redtenbacheri isolate Brsri chromosome 11, Brsri_v3, whole genome shotgun sequence genomic region, the following are encoded:
- the LOC134536816 gene encoding uncharacterized protein LOC134536816 isoform X2, which yields MACIIGVETNGLLFIGIKNKYCYVCNQTKPGEESKQHLCYKNFSGASTAMEQEILVQGFCESENMHGLRYKFIVGDGDSSTYVKIQQNVSYGRHVVKMECANHAVKNYTGKLHKIAKDTVHPISGRKCLSQLIPRLTRAARSAISSAGRSNSNSEILRADLRNGPHHVFGDHSNCRDTYCSRKDYNEEDKVALLLPTTLWPALQMALDPLVQKADRLVGNYTTNQAERFMSLVSKFSGGKRTDVGKKGRYKRCCLASGLSHVKGPHWHASPLKKMFGRSPGAICKKVFNTRARASERGIKRKSARQSLFKDEPPRKQKRLSAGADCNYGPQAAQPDIEPGEMESRKRAVLDRLENEAGTPELCSVLEKKTVGQHGNIAWREARLDRLTASLFMKVCKMRDDTSCHNNVVAVVNPREINTDAVKYGRINEPTAIKIYESKFGDRVAPCGLFVDPEHPYLGASPDGIISSDRIIEIKCLPSLNQLKLKNPSVTTIRDACKIKKMAVHLNSKGEIILDKKSSYYYQLQGQLNICRVRYATLVLFCDFDTEFISVERDVNFWSNEMLPKLKRFYLECVLPEIADPRHSRGLRCRDPDYIREAQERKKITKGKNSASTRDCNTTLLPGTGKLLLKSNSVTVTNTPLEM from the exons ATG GCATGCATAATCGGAGTTGAAACCAATGGATTGCTATTcattggaataaaaaataaatattgctacGTATGTAATCAGACTAAACCAGGAGAAGAAAGTAAACAACATTTGTGTTATAAGAACTTCTCTGGTGCTTCTACTGCGATGGAACAGGAAATTTTAGTGCAAGGATTTTGTGAGAGTGAAAATATGCATGGGTTACGATATAAATTCATAGTAGGAGATGGTGATTCAAGTACCTACGTAAAAATTCAACAAAACGTAAGCTACGGGAGGCATGTTGTGAAAATGGAATGTGCAAATCACGCTGTAAAAAACTACACAGGAAAACTGCATAAAATTGCAAAGGATACAGTTCATCCTATATCGGGACGAAAGTGTCTGTCTCAATTAATTCCACGCCTTACACGAGCAGCGAGATCAGCAATTTCAAGTGCTGGTCGCAGCAACAGCAACAGTGAAATACTTCGTGCAGATCTCAGAAATGGACCTCACCACGTGTTTGGGGACCACAGTAACTGTCGCGATACTTACTGTAGCCGTAAGGATTACAATGAGGAAGATAAAGTGGCCTTGCTATTGCCAACTACTTTATGGCCGGCTCTTCAGATGGCACTAGATCCATTGGTACAAAAAGCTGATAGATTAGTTGGAAACTACACCACAAATCAAGCAGAACGCTTCATGAGCCTTGTATCAAAGTTCTCTGGTGGTAAACGTACAGACGTAGGCAAGAAGGGACGTTACAAACGGTGTTGCTTGGCGTCAGGCTTGTCTCACGTTAAAGGGCCACATTGGCATGCTTcaccactaaaaaaaatgtttggtcgaAGCCCAGGAGCTATATGTAAAAAAGTGTTCAATACACGAGCTAGAGCTTCAGAAAGGGGCATAAAGAGAAAATCAGCACGTCAGAGTTTATTTAAAGACGAGCCTCCCAGAAAACAAAAACGTCTATCTGCCGGAGCAGATTGTAACTATGGTCCTCAGGCAGCTCAACCTGACATAGAACCAGGAGAAATGGAGAGTAGGAAAAGAGCTGTTCTTGATAGGCTTGAAAACGAAGCAGGTACTCCTGAACTGTGCTCCGTATTGGAGAAAAAAACGGTGGGTCAACATGGCAACATCGCGTGGAGAGAAGCGAGGCTTGATCGTCTCACTGCATCACTTTTTATGAAAGTGTGTAAAATGCGTGATGACACATCGTGTCATAACAACGTTGTAGCTGTTGTAAATCCCCGGGAAATTAACACGGATGCTGTGAAATATGGAAGGATTAATGAGCCAACTGCCATTAAAATTTACGAAAGTAAGTTTGGTGACAGAGTAGCGCCATGCGGGCTGTTTGTTGATCCTGAGCACCCATATCTTGGAGCTAGCCCTGATGGTATTATAAGTTCAGatagaattattgaaataaaatgtctTCCTTCTCTTAACCAGCTTAAACTAAAAAATCCCTCAGTAACCACTATCCGGGATGCATGTAAGATCAAAAAGATGGCAGTACACTTAAACAGCAAAGGCGAAATCATTTTGGACAAGAAAAGTTCGTATTACTATCAGCTGCAGGGGCAACTCAACATTTGTAGAGTAAGGTACGCTactcttgttttgttttgtgatttCGACACAGAATTTATTTCTGTGGAACGAGATGTAAATTTTTGGTCAAACGAAATGCTTCCGAAGCTAAAAAGGTTTTATCTTGAATGCGTACTGCCTGAAATAGCTGATCCCAGGCACAGCCGTGGTCTGAGGTGCAGAGATCCAGATTACATCAGAGAagcacaagaaagaaagaaaattaccAAGGGAAAAAATTCAGCATCAACTAGAGATTGCAATACGACGTTGCtgccagggaccggaaagttacttttaaaaagtaactcagttacagttacaaatactccattggaaatgtaa
- the LOC134536816 gene encoding uncharacterized protein LOC134536816 isoform X3, producing the protein MPKKPPPSRVHKRTKLSKAIRALRKKNKERITCEESRTDGTGCDDSLLPEQGPSRVHEVTCETSTQLETHEYESGEETIPDSDEWLPQLTVTTEPAVVEITGRRIVNISHLLKQLTELAKHGNVCTQGQYKITSERRVGVMSYLYYECIMCEKTVTVTTEEDTRKEEVNDAFVWGALSVGIGHYQSQEMMAILDVPIMDKRKWQRHEIRIEEVRNF; encoded by the exons atgccaaagaaacctccaccaagcagagtacacaaaagaacaaaactatcgaaagccattagagcgcttagaaaaaagaataaagaaag gataacttgtgaagaatctcgtacagacggcaccggttgtgatgactcattgttaccagagcaggggccatctcgtgtacacgaagtgacatgtgaaacctcaacacaactcgaaactca TGAGTACGAGTCTGGAGAAGAAACAATTCCAGATAGTGATGAATGGTTGCCACAACTAACAGTTACAACAGAACCCGCGGTTGTTGAAATCACTGGTCGACGAATAGTAAATATTAGTCACTTACTAAAACAACTAACAGAGCTGGCAAAACATGGCAATGTTTGCACTCAGGGACAATACAAGATTACTTCAGAAAGGAGGGTTGGCGTGATGAGTTACTTATATTACGAGTGTATAATGTGTGAGAAAACTGTGACTGTAACAACAGAAGAAGATACGAGAAAAGAAGAAGTCAACGACGCTTTCGTGTGGGGTGCATTGTCAGTTGGAATTGGCCATTATCAAAGTCAAGAGATGATGGCCATCTTGGACGTTCCCATCATGGATAAGCGAAAATGGCAAAGACATGAAATTCGTATTGAAGAggtaaggaatttttaa
- the LOC134536816 gene encoding uncharacterized protein LOC134536816 isoform X1 → MPKKPPPSRVHKRTKLSKAIRALRKKNKERITCEESRTDGTGCDDSLLPEQGPSRVHEVTCETSTQLETHEYESGEETIPDSDEWLPQLTVTTEPAVVEITGRRIVNISHLLKQLTELAKHGNVCTQGQYKITSERRVGVMSYLYYECIMCEKTVTVTTEEDTRKEEVNDAFVWGALSVGIGHYQSQEMMAILDVPIMDKRKWQRHEIRIEEVWEEKLETYMQKNGTVERKKALERGHVDNDGVPYISVYVDGAWCKRTYGHAFNAASGVACIIGVETNGLLFIGIKNKYCYVCNQTKPGEESKQHLCYKNFSGASTAMEQEILVQGFCESENMHGLRYKFIVGDGDSSTYVKIQQNVSYGRHVVKMECANHAVKNYTGKLHKIAKDTVHPISGRKCLSQLIPRLTRAARSAISSAGRSNSNSEILRADLRNGPHHVFGDHSNCRDTYCSRKDYNEEDKVALLLPTTLWPALQMALDPLVQKADRLVGNYTTNQAERFMSLVSKFSGGKRTDVGKKGRYKRCCLASGLSHVKGPHWHASPLKKMFGRSPGAICKKVFNTRARASERGIKRKSARQSLFKDEPPRKQKRLSAGADCNYGPQAAQPDIEPGEMESRKRAVLDRLENEAGTPELCSVLEKKTVGQHGNIAWREARLDRLTASLFMKVCKMRDDTSCHNNVVAVVNPREINTDAVKYGRINEPTAIKIYESKFGDRVAPCGLFVDPEHPYLGASPDGIISSDRIIEIKCLPSLNQLKLKNPSVTTIRDACKIKKMAVHLNSKGEIILDKKSSYYYQLQGQLNICRVRYATLVLFCDFDTEFISVERDVNFWSNEMLPKLKRFYLECVLPEIADPRHSRGLRCRDPDYIREAQERKKITKGKNSASTRDCNTTLLPGTGKLLLKSNSVTVTNTPLEM, encoded by the exons atgccaaagaaacctccaccaagcagagtacacaaaagaacaaaactatcgaaagccattagagcgcttagaaaaaagaataaagaaag gataacttgtgaagaatctcgtacagacggcaccggttgtgatgactcattgttaccagagcaggggccatctcgtgtacacgaagtgacatgtgaaacctcaacacaactcgaaactca TGAGTACGAGTCTGGAGAAGAAACAATTCCAGATAGTGATGAATGGTTGCCACAACTAACAGTTACAACAGAACCCGCGGTTGTTGAAATCACTGGTCGACGAATAGTAAATATTAGTCACTTACTAAAACAACTAACAGAGCTGGCAAAACATGGCAATGTTTGCACTCAGGGACAATACAAGATTACTTCAGAAAGGAGGGTTGGCGTGATGAGTTACTTATATTACGAGTGTATAATGTGTGAGAAAACTGTGACTGTAACAACAGAAGAAGATACGAGAAAAGAAGAAGTCAACGACGCTTTCGTGTGGGGTGCATTGTCAGTTGGAATTGGCCATTATCAAAGTCAAGAGATGATGGCCATCTTGGACGTTCCCATCATGGATAAGCGAAAATGGCAAAGACATGAAATTCGTATTGAAGAg GTCTGGGAAGAAAAACTGGAgacatacatgcaaaaaaatggAACAGTAGAGAGAAAGAAGGCCTTGGAAAGAGGCCACGTAGACAACGATGGCGTTCCGTACATCTCTGTTTATGTAGACGGTGCATGGTGTAAGCGAACATACGGACATGCTTTCAACGCAGCATCAGGGgtt GCATGCATAATCGGAGTTGAAACCAATGGATTGCTATTcattggaataaaaaataaatattgctacGTATGTAATCAGACTAAACCAGGAGAAGAAAGTAAACAACATTTGTGTTATAAGAACTTCTCTGGTGCTTCTACTGCGATGGAACAGGAAATTTTAGTGCAAGGATTTTGTGAGAGTGAAAATATGCATGGGTTACGATATAAATTCATAGTAGGAGATGGTGATTCAAGTACCTACGTAAAAATTCAACAAAACGTAAGCTACGGGAGGCATGTTGTGAAAATGGAATGTGCAAATCACGCTGTAAAAAACTACACAGGAAAACTGCATAAAATTGCAAAGGATACAGTTCATCCTATATCGGGACGAAAGTGTCTGTCTCAATTAATTCCACGCCTTACACGAGCAGCGAGATCAGCAATTTCAAGTGCTGGTCGCAGCAACAGCAACAGTGAAATACTTCGTGCAGATCTCAGAAATGGACCTCACCACGTGTTTGGGGACCACAGTAACTGTCGCGATACTTACTGTAGCCGTAAGGATTACAATGAGGAAGATAAAGTGGCCTTGCTATTGCCAACTACTTTATGGCCGGCTCTTCAGATGGCACTAGATCCATTGGTACAAAAAGCTGATAGATTAGTTGGAAACTACACCACAAATCAAGCAGAACGCTTCATGAGCCTTGTATCAAAGTTCTCTGGTGGTAAACGTACAGACGTAGGCAAGAAGGGACGTTACAAACGGTGTTGCTTGGCGTCAGGCTTGTCTCACGTTAAAGGGCCACATTGGCATGCTTcaccactaaaaaaaatgtttggtcgaAGCCCAGGAGCTATATGTAAAAAAGTGTTCAATACACGAGCTAGAGCTTCAGAAAGGGGCATAAAGAGAAAATCAGCACGTCAGAGTTTATTTAAAGACGAGCCTCCCAGAAAACAAAAACGTCTATCTGCCGGAGCAGATTGTAACTATGGTCCTCAGGCAGCTCAACCTGACATAGAACCAGGAGAAATGGAGAGTAGGAAAAGAGCTGTTCTTGATAGGCTTGAAAACGAAGCAGGTACTCCTGAACTGTGCTCCGTATTGGAGAAAAAAACGGTGGGTCAACATGGCAACATCGCGTGGAGAGAAGCGAGGCTTGATCGTCTCACTGCATCACTTTTTATGAAAGTGTGTAAAATGCGTGATGACACATCGTGTCATAACAACGTTGTAGCTGTTGTAAATCCCCGGGAAATTAACACGGATGCTGTGAAATATGGAAGGATTAATGAGCCAACTGCCATTAAAATTTACGAAAGTAAGTTTGGTGACAGAGTAGCGCCATGCGGGCTGTTTGTTGATCCTGAGCACCCATATCTTGGAGCTAGCCCTGATGGTATTATAAGTTCAGatagaattattgaaataaaatgtctTCCTTCTCTTAACCAGCTTAAACTAAAAAATCCCTCAGTAACCACTATCCGGGATGCATGTAAGATCAAAAAGATGGCAGTACACTTAAACAGCAAAGGCGAAATCATTTTGGACAAGAAAAGTTCGTATTACTATCAGCTGCAGGGGCAACTCAACATTTGTAGAGTAAGGTACGCTactcttgttttgttttgtgatttCGACACAGAATTTATTTCTGTGGAACGAGATGTAAATTTTTGGTCAAACGAAATGCTTCCGAAGCTAAAAAGGTTTTATCTTGAATGCGTACTGCCTGAAATAGCTGATCCCAGGCACAGCCGTGGTCTGAGGTGCAGAGATCCAGATTACATCAGAGAagcacaagaaagaaagaaaattaccAAGGGAAAAAATTCAGCATCAACTAGAGATTGCAATACGACGTTGCtgccagggaccggaaagttacttttaaaaagtaactcagttacagttacaaatactccattggaaatgtaa